A genomic window from Pannonibacter sp. XCT-53 includes:
- a CDS encoding NHLP bacteriocin system secretion protein — MATETSASQTSAAAPQTAVENQAARLFRKSALDRLSSPEQLDQLIRLTRPRDWIAMLAVLSLIGLALAWSILGRVPERVKGSGILITSGGRVVDAVAIGEGTLSEILVPVGGRVSQGEQVARVIHPALRQQLENIRAVVSERAGQLETLRGQIAEGARASKDTLAARARVLDLRVKDAQERVAVLAKQAEQDSSLFDRRLITWQQLNETRLALAQARQSELEARSQMSQLETEDISQRNANQRDIRGAEERLADARRQLAEIEIQLRQQETILSPADGRVTEWKAIPGTRIAPGQPLLSVESGATGLELLLYLPPNQGKRVKPGMDVQIAPSTVRREEFGMMEGRVSDVSDFPSTAQAMQAVLRNDQLVQSFSEKGAPYAARISLTRDPRTASGFAWSGGSGPEQQFTSGSLAEAEVTVAWRRPISYVIPWLRKITGLAG; from the coding sequence ATGGCGACCGAAACCTCCGCTTCGCAGACCTCCGCAGCAGCGCCCCAGACGGCGGTGGAAAACCAGGCCGCGCGGCTGTTCCGCAAGTCGGCTCTCGACCGGCTGTCATCGCCGGAGCAGCTTGACCAGCTGATCCGGCTGACGCGGCCGCGCGACTGGATCGCGATGCTTGCCGTGCTGTCGCTGATCGGCCTTGCGCTGGCCTGGTCGATCCTCGGCCGGGTGCCGGAACGGGTCAAGGGATCGGGCATCCTGATCACCTCCGGCGGCCGGGTCGTCGATGCGGTGGCGATCGGCGAGGGGACGCTGTCGGAGATCCTGGTGCCTGTCGGCGGTCGCGTGTCGCAGGGCGAACAGGTGGCGCGGGTCATCCATCCGGCGCTGCGGCAGCAGCTGGAGAACATCCGGGCCGTGGTGAGCGAACGCGCCGGCCAGCTCGAGACACTGCGCGGGCAGATTGCCGAAGGCGCGCGCGCATCGAAGGACACGCTTGCGGCGCGCGCCCGCGTGCTCGACCTGCGCGTCAAGGATGCGCAGGAGCGGGTGGCCGTGCTGGCGAAGCAGGCCGAGCAGGACAGTTCCCTGTTCGACCGGCGGCTGATCACCTGGCAGCAGCTCAACGAGACCCGGCTGGCGCTGGCGCAGGCGCGGCAGAGCGAGCTGGAAGCCCGCAGCCAGATGTCCCAGCTCGAGACCGAGGACATTTCCCAGCGCAACGCCAACCAGCGCGACATTCGCGGCGCCGAGGAGCGGCTGGCCGATGCCCGCCGCCAGCTGGCGGAGATCGAGATCCAGCTCCGCCAGCAGGAGACGATCCTGAGCCCGGCCGACGGGCGCGTGACGGAATGGAAGGCCATTCCGGGAACCCGGATCGCGCCCGGGCAGCCGCTTCTGAGCGTCGAGAGCGGGGCGACCGGCCTTGAGCTGCTGCTGTACCTGCCGCCCAACCAGGGCAAGCGGGTGAAGCCCGGCATGGATGTGCAGATCGCCCCCTCGACCGTGCGGCGGGAAGAGTTCGGCATGATGGAAGGGCGCGTCAGCGACGTGTCCGACTTCCCCTCGACGGCCCAGGCGATGCAGGCGGTGCTGCGCAACGACCAGCTCGTGCAGAGCTTCTCCGAAAAAGGGGCGCCCTACGCGGCGCGGATCTCGCTGACCCGGGATCCGCGCACGGCGAGCGGGTTTGCCTGGTCCGGCGGCTCCGGCCCCGAGCAGCAGTTCACCAGCGGCTCGCTGGCCGAAGCCGAGGTGACCGTCGCCTGGCGGCGGCCGATCAGCTACGTCATCCCGTGGCTGCGCAAGATCACGGGTCTGGCCGGGTGA
- a CDS encoding cyclic nucleotide-binding domain-containing protein, whose translation MRKVLYILGQLDDADIVWMGQSGHRRSLKPGEVLIEEGRATAHLFIVLDGQVDVRVAGVGVVASLSSGEILGEMSFVDKAPPSATVEAARDTRVLALEKALVEKRLAENPAFAARFYKALAIFLADRLRTTTQRGKGGSGPAEDELDDMVLDGVSMAGLRFQQLLEMLDRPEVR comes from the coding sequence ATGCGCAAGGTGCTTTACATCCTTGGTCAGCTCGATGATGCCGACATCGTCTGGATGGGGCAGAGCGGCCATCGCCGCAGCCTGAAGCCGGGCGAGGTGCTGATCGAGGAGGGGCGCGCGACGGCGCATCTCTTCATCGTCCTCGATGGCCAGGTGGATGTGCGGGTCGCCGGCGTCGGGGTGGTCGCCAGCCTGTCGAGCGGCGAGATCCTCGGCGAGATGTCCTTTGTCGACAAGGCGCCGCCGTCCGCGACGGTGGAGGCTGCCCGCGACACGCGGGTGCTGGCGCTCGAGAAGGCGCTGGTGGAGAAGCGGCTTGCCGAAAACCCGGCCTTTGCCGCCCGCTTCTACAAGGCGCTCGCCATCTTCCTGGCCGACCGCCTGCGCACCACGACGCAGCGCGGCAAGGGCGGCAGCGGGCCGGCGGAGGACGAGCTGGACGACATGGTGCTGGACGGCGTGTCGATGGCCGGCCTGCGCTTCCAGCAGCTGCTGGAGATGCTGGATCGGCCGGAGGTTCGCTGA
- a CDS encoding efflux transporter outer membrane subunit, producing MFRVLVARSGAVRRGLGHCLLAVTLTGCAAMGEHLTPSPAEASLTLPASFAHAAEASRAHQTATEFWTAFRSQDLADLIRRAELGSRDIGVALSRLRQAEAGAEEAFAGQLPSGGLGGSQTTFQASANTAGLPAGVEMPVRQQRKVGLNASWELDFWGKASSNFAAAANRADAAAFAVAATRLTVTSETALSYVQILSLRDRLGLARENLVLARKVEENVRARVEAGSATQIMQAQQETVVLQQEATVLRLQRALAQEEISLALLVGATPGEIRITRGSLGRLSIPALVAGAPADLLRRRPDVRQAEELLAASANNVASARAAMLPSLTLTLQKGFESVTTGALFSGAAGVFSVAGQLAQPIFDMPRLVAQLEGTQARRQELVTTYQQSVMSALADVEKALIAYGGLAREERVAARATAAARKAHDLTLEQLEAGQVDMTTVLNTQRDYFTAVDSLQQVRLARFQSAIALYRAMGGGWTEQDVARLIAERDALAAAAPVAPVTEAVN from the coding sequence ATGTTTCGAGTTCTTGTTGCCCGGTCCGGTGCGGTTCGTCGCGGTCTCGGTCACTGCCTGCTGGCCGTGACCCTGACCGGTTGCGCCGCCATGGGCGAGCATCTGACCCCGTCGCCTGCGGAGGCATCGCTGACGCTGCCGGCCAGCTTTGCCCATGCGGCGGAGGCGTCGCGCGCGCACCAGACGGCGACGGAGTTCTGGACCGCCTTCCGGTCGCAGGACCTCGCCGACCTGATCCGCCGGGCCGAACTCGGCAGCCGGGACATCGGCGTTGCCCTCTCCCGCCTGCGGCAGGCGGAGGCCGGCGCGGAGGAGGCCTTTGCGGGCCAGCTCCCGAGCGGCGGGCTGGGCGGCAGCCAGACGACCTTCCAGGCGTCGGCGAACACGGCCGGTCTGCCTGCGGGCGTCGAGATGCCGGTGCGCCAGCAGCGCAAGGTCGGCCTCAATGCGTCCTGGGAGCTCGATTTCTGGGGCAAGGCCAGCTCCAATTTCGCCGCCGCCGCCAACCGGGCCGATGCGGCCGCGTTTGCAGTCGCCGCAACCCGCCTGACCGTCACCTCGGAAACCGCGCTGTCCTATGTCCAGATCCTGTCGCTCAGGGACCGGCTGGGTCTGGCGCGCGAGAACCTCGTGCTGGCACGCAAGGTGGAGGAGAACGTGCGGGCCCGTGTCGAGGCCGGCTCGGCGACGCAGATCATGCAGGCGCAGCAGGAAACCGTGGTGCTGCAGCAGGAGGCCACCGTGCTGCGGCTGCAGCGGGCCCTGGCGCAGGAAGAGATCTCGCTCGCGCTGCTGGTCGGCGCGACGCCCGGCGAGATCCGCATCACACGGGGCAGCCTTGGCCGTCTCTCGATCCCGGCGCTCGTTGCCGGAGCGCCGGCCGACCTGCTGCGCCGGCGCCCGGATGTGCGGCAGGCCGAGGAACTTCTGGCCGCATCGGCCAACAATGTGGCGAGCGCCCGCGCCGCGATGCTGCCCAGCCTGACGCTGACGCTGCAGAAGGGCTTCGAGAGCGTGACCACCGGCGCGCTGTTCTCCGGTGCGGCCGGGGTGTTCTCGGTCGCCGGACAGCTTGCCCAGCCAATCTTCGACATGCCCCGTCTCGTGGCGCAGCTGGAGGGCACGCAGGCCCGGCGGCAGGAACTGGTGACGACCTACCAGCAGTCGGTGATGAGCGCGCTGGCCGACGTGGAGAAGGCGCTGATTGCCTATGGCGGACTAGCGCGGGAAGAGCGGGTGGCAGCCCGCGCGACGGCGGCCGCACGCAAGGCGCACGACCTGACGCTCGAGCAGCTCGAGGCCGGGCAGGTCGACATGACCACCGTGCTCAACACGCAGCGCGACTATTTCACCGCCGTCGACAGCCTGCAGCAGGTGCGGCTTGCCCGGTTCCAGTCGGCGATTGCCCTTTACCGGGCGATGGGCGGCGGCTGGACCGAGCAGGATGTGGCGCGGCTGATCGCCGAACGGGACGCACTGGCCGCAGCCGCCCCCGTGGCGCCGGTCACCGAGGCCGTGAACTGA
- a CDS encoding CheR family methyltransferase yields MSEATPATIERLSRRTGIAPDYIRDRLGPPAPGHGPGPAPALLADEAMIERVLVQETSFFRHAAQWTLLGSLLRDGSTFPARPLQVWSAGCATGEEVWSLAYLLQSLGSGASRILGSDISPTAIRIAARGTYTRLEAMGSFRDLPEFARNAFPRRSGESWSAPASLRSMVRFEVHNLLDPVPAALEGHPADLVFCRNLLIYFTEAATSQALARLAGAMRKGAILVLGAAESMRPTALFEPLEAAGATVWRRTAAAAGTGA; encoded by the coding sequence ATGAGCGAGGCCACCCCTGCAACCATCGAACGGCTGTCACGGCGCACCGGCATTGCCCCGGATTACATCCGCGACCGGCTGGGGCCACCGGCACCCGGCCATGGCCCTGGTCCAGCCCCGGCCCTGCTTGCGGACGAGGCGATGATCGAGCGCGTGCTGGTGCAGGAGACCTCGTTCTTCCGGCATGCGGCACAGTGGACGCTGCTCGGCAGCCTGCTGCGCGACGGCAGCACCTTCCCCGCACGACCGCTGCAGGTCTGGAGCGCCGGCTGCGCCACGGGCGAGGAGGTCTGGTCCCTCGCCTATCTGCTGCAGTCGCTGGGGTCCGGCGCGTCGCGGATCCTCGGCAGCGACATCAGCCCGACCGCGATCCGCATTGCCGCCCGGGGCACCTACACCCGGCTGGAGGCCATGGGCAGCTTCCGCGACCTGCCCGAGTTTGCCCGCAACGCCTTCCCGCGCCGCAGCGGCGAGAGCTGGTCGGCGCCAGCGTCCTTGCGCAGCATGGTCCGCTTCGAGGTGCACAACCTGCTCGACCCTGTGCCGGCCGCACTGGAGGGCCATCCGGCGGACCTTGTGTTTTGCCGCAACTTGCTGATCTACTTTACCGAAGCGGCGACCTCGCAGGCTCTTGCCCGATTGGCCGGAGCCATGCGCAAGGGCGCGATCCTCGTTCTCGGAGCGGCCGAATCCATGCGCCCCACCGCCCTGTTTGAGCCTCTGGAGGCTGCCGGCGCCACCGTCTGGCGCCGGACGGCGGCTGCGGCCGGGACCGGCGCGTGA
- a CDS encoding ABC transporter ATP-binding protein, translating into MLSRFFAYYAPYRGLFLLDFGCAIVAGLLELAFPIAVKLFVDQLLPQQSVSLILLAGVGLFGMYLVTAGLNAVVVYWGHMLGINIETDMRRKAFEHLQKLSFRFYDNTKTGHLIARVTKDLEEIGEVAHHGPEDLFIAVMTFLGAFALMLWVNVHLALMTGLIVPLVMWVTSRYGGQMTQNWRRIYGRIGDFNVRIEENVGGMRAVQAFANEAHEKRLFEADNQKYRTTKLEAYKIMAASTTLSYMSMRIVQLLVMLAGSYLVLRGELTYGGFVGFLLLVNVFFRPIEKINSVIETYPKGIAGFRRYLDLIGTAPDITDAPTARVAPPLKGDIRFEDVSFGYSGAHARERAVLSHVTLEIRAGQTIAFVGPSGAGKTTLLSLLPRFYEPTRGAILVDGTDIRDLTLASLRSQIGIVQQDVFLFGGTIRENIAYGRLGASEHEIRDAARRAHLADLITSMPDGLDTIIGERGVKLSGGQKQRLSIARIFLKNPPILILDEATSALDSQTEREIQRSLASLSHGRTTLVIAHRLATIRNADRIVVVAEGGIAESGTHAELLARGGLYADLHAAQTLDA; encoded by the coding sequence ATGCTGTCCCGGTTCTTTGCCTATTACGCGCCCTATCGCGGCCTGTTCCTGCTCGACTTCGGCTGCGCCATCGTCGCCGGCCTGCTGGAACTGGCGTTTCCGATTGCGGTGAAGCTGTTCGTGGACCAGCTGCTGCCGCAGCAGAGTGTCTCGCTGATCCTGCTGGCCGGCGTCGGGCTCTTCGGCATGTATCTGGTGACGGCCGGCCTCAACGCGGTGGTGGTCTACTGGGGCCACATGCTCGGGATCAACATCGAGACCGACATGCGGCGCAAGGCCTTCGAGCATCTGCAGAAGCTCTCGTTCCGCTTCTACGACAACACCAAGACCGGCCACCTGATCGCCCGCGTGACCAAGGATCTGGAAGAAATCGGCGAGGTGGCGCATCACGGGCCGGAGGATCTGTTCATCGCGGTGATGACCTTCCTCGGTGCCTTTGCGCTGATGCTCTGGGTGAATGTGCATCTGGCGCTGATGACCGGGCTCATCGTGCCGCTGGTGATGTGGGTGACGAGCCGCTACGGCGGGCAGATGACGCAGAACTGGCGCCGCATCTATGGCCGCATCGGCGACTTCAACGTGCGCATCGAGGAAAATGTCGGCGGCATGCGCGCGGTGCAGGCCTTTGCCAACGAGGCGCACGAGAAGCGCCTGTTCGAGGCGGATAACCAGAAGTACCGCACCACCAAGCTGGAGGCCTACAAGATCATGGCGGCCTCGACGACGCTCAGCTACATGAGCATGCGCATCGTGCAGCTTCTTGTCATGCTGGCGGGCAGCTATCTGGTGCTGCGCGGCGAGCTGACCTATGGCGGCTTCGTCGGTTTCCTGCTGCTGGTCAACGTGTTCTTCCGGCCGATCGAGAAGATCAATTCGGTGATCGAGACCTATCCGAAGGGCATCGCCGGCTTCCGCCGCTATCTCGACCTGATCGGCACCGCTCCGGACATCACCGATGCGCCGACGGCCCGTGTCGCCCCGCCGCTGAAGGGCGACATCCGCTTCGAGGATGTCTCGTTCGGCTATTCCGGCGCCCACGCCCGCGAAAGGGCGGTGCTGAGCCATGTGACCCTGGAGATCCGTGCCGGACAGACCATCGCCTTTGTCGGGCCGTCGGGGGCCGGCAAGACGACGCTCCTGTCCTTGCTGCCGCGCTTCTACGAGCCGACACGGGGGGCCATCCTTGTCGATGGCACCGACATCCGCGACCTGACGCTTGCCTCGCTGCGCAGCCAGATCGGCATCGTGCAGCAGGACGTGTTCCTGTTCGGCGGCACGATCCGCGAGAACATCGCCTACGGGCGGCTGGGGGCGAGCGAGCACGAGATCAGGGACGCGGCCCGGCGGGCGCATCTGGCCGACCTCATCACCTCGATGCCGGACGGGCTCGACACGATCATCGGCGAGCGCGGGGTGAAGCTCTCCGGCGGGCAGAAGCAGCGCCTGTCGATCGCACGGATCTTCCTCAAGAACCCGCCGATCCTGATCCTGGACGAGGCGACCTCGGCGCTCGACAGCCAGACGGAACGGGAGATCCAGCGGTCCCTCGCCAGCCTGTCGCACGGGCGCACGACGCTGGTGATCGCCCACCGGCTCGCCACCATCCGCAACGCCGACCGCATCGTCGTCGTGGCCGAGGGCGGCATCGCCGAGAGCGGCACCCATGCCGAGCTGCTGGCACGCGGCGGCCTCTATGCCGACCTGCACGCGGCCCAGACGCTGGACGCGTGA
- a CDS encoding NHLP family bacteriocin export ABC transporter peptidase/permease/ATPase subunit — MSKDKPAVARKRRRRMQTPTILQMEAVECGAASLAMILAHHGAWIPLEELRIACGVSRDGSKASNVLKAARRYGLTAKGYRKEPEGLVDLPWPAILHWNFNHYVVFEGMTETHAFINDPASGPRVITREELSEAFTGVVLTFERTPEFRRTAKPSGLMAAFRARVTQSHKGLALIAILSLALVIPGVVLPVYAKLFVDGVLMMQQQHWVTPLFLALAATALIRAVLTHLRASLILRLQTKLTITGASAFIWRVLHLPMAFFSQRSPGEVAERIEASGRVAEVISADMANALLNWGTLIFFALVLIGYDPLLGLMTVALGLPNLLLLRFVQKRLRQDSIRFAVEQGKLGGATVGIIYNIETIKASGLETSSFGRWAGVHARMLNTSQDVGQKSMITSLGPTLLSGLIDAAILGVGALRVMQGGLTIGDLVAFQLLAASFTAPLVSLVQLSPKLAAIRADLNRVDDAMRNPPDPLTQPPAPELARGPTLLNGALELDTIRYGYNPLDEPLFDGISLRARPGERIALVGRSGCGKSSLGRIICGLVAPWSGEVRIDGIPLSDLDQYRRAANIAYVDQEIFLFEGTVRENLTLWNPDVPDDAITRALEDAAILDDIVARPGELDARVEEGGRNFSGGQRQRLEIARALVGDPAVLVLDEATAALDPQTEKIIDENLRRRGCTAIIIAHRLSTVRDCSEIIVMDQGRIVERGDHDSLMAAGGDYADLIRSGGH; from the coding sequence ATGAGCAAAGACAAGCCTGCCGTGGCGCGCAAGCGCCGGCGTCGCATGCAGACCCCCACCATCCTGCAGATGGAGGCGGTGGAATGCGGCGCGGCCAGTCTGGCGATGATCCTCGCCCACCATGGTGCCTGGATCCCGCTCGAGGAACTGCGCATTGCCTGCGGCGTCTCGCGCGACGGCTCCAAGGCCAGCAACGTGCTGAAGGCCGCCCGCCGCTACGGCCTGACGGCGAAAGGCTACCGCAAGGAGCCGGAGGGGCTCGTCGACCTGCCCTGGCCGGCGATCCTGCACTGGAACTTCAACCACTACGTCGTGTTTGAAGGCATGACCGAGACCCATGCCTTCATCAATGATCCGGCCAGCGGCCCGCGGGTGATCACGCGCGAGGAGCTGTCGGAGGCCTTTACCGGCGTGGTGCTGACCTTCGAGCGCACGCCGGAGTTCCGGCGCACCGCCAAGCCCTCCGGGCTCATGGCCGCCTTCCGGGCCCGGGTGACGCAGTCGCACAAGGGCCTGGCCCTCATTGCCATCCTGAGCCTGGCGCTGGTCATCCCCGGGGTCGTGCTGCCGGTCTATGCCAAGCTGTTCGTCGACGGCGTGCTGATGATGCAGCAGCAACACTGGGTGACGCCGCTGTTCCTCGCGCTGGCGGCGACGGCCCTGATCCGGGCCGTGCTGACGCATCTGCGCGCCTCGCTGATCCTGAGGCTGCAGACGAAACTCACCATCACGGGGGCCAGCGCCTTCATCTGGCGGGTGCTGCACCTGCCGATGGCCTTCTTCTCGCAACGCAGTCCCGGCGAGGTGGCCGAACGGATCGAGGCGAGCGGGCGCGTGGCGGAGGTGATCTCGGCCGACATGGCCAATGCCCTGCTCAACTGGGGCACGCTGATCTTCTTCGCGCTGGTCCTGATCGGCTACGATCCGCTGCTCGGGCTGATGACGGTGGCGCTGGGCCTGCCCAACCTGCTGCTCCTGCGCTTCGTGCAGAAGCGGTTGCGGCAGGATTCCATCCGTTTTGCCGTCGAGCAGGGCAAGCTCGGCGGGGCAACCGTCGGCATCATCTACAACATCGAGACGATCAAGGCGTCCGGCCTCGAGACCAGTTCCTTCGGGCGCTGGGCGGGCGTGCATGCCCGCATGCTCAACACCTCGCAGGACGTGGGCCAGAAATCCATGATCACCTCGCTCGGCCCGACGCTGCTGAGCGGCCTGATCGACGCGGCCATCCTGGGCGTCGGCGCGCTGCGGGTGATGCAGGGCGGGCTGACCATCGGCGACCTGGTGGCCTTCCAGCTGCTGGCGGCGAGCTTTACCGCGCCGCTCGTCAGCCTCGTGCAGCTGTCGCCGAAGCTGGCGGCGATCCGCGCCGACCTGAACCGGGTGGATGACGCCATGCGCAATCCGCCCGATCCGCTGACGCAGCCGCCCGCGCCGGAGCTGGCGCGTGGCCCGACGCTGCTCAACGGGGCGCTGGAGCTGGACACCATCCGCTATGGCTACAATCCGCTGGACGAGCCGCTGTTCGACGGCATTTCCTTGCGGGCCCGGCCGGGCGAGCGCATCGCGCTGGTCGGCCGCTCGGGCTGCGGCAAGTCCTCGCTCGGGCGCATCATCTGCGGTCTTGTGGCGCCCTGGTCGGGAGAGGTGCGCATTGACGGCATCCCGCTCAGCGACCTCGACCAGTACCGCCGGGCGGCCAACATCGCCTATGTGGACCAGGAAATCTTCCTGTTCGAGGGCACGGTGCGGGAAAACCTGACCCTGTGGAATCCGGATGTGCCGGACGACGCCATCACCCGGGCCCTGGAAGATGCCGCGATCCTCGACGACATCGTCGCAAGGCCGGGCGAGCTGGATGCCCGCGTCGAGGAAGGCGGCCGCAATTTCTCCGGCGGCCAGCGCCAGCGTCTGGAGATCGCGCGCGCCCTGGTCGGCGATCCGGCCGTGCTGGTGCTTGACGAGGCCACCGCCGCACTCGACCCGCAGACCGAGAAGATCATCGACGAGAACCTGCGCCGGCGCGGCTGCACCGCGATCATCATCGCCCACCGGCTCAGCACCGTGCGCGACTGTTCCGAGATCATCGTCATGGATCAGGGCCGCATCGTCGAGCGGGGCGACCACGACAGCCTCATGGCGGCGGGCGGCGACTATGCCGACCTGATCCGCTCGGGCGGACACTGA
- a CDS encoding NHLP bacteriocin export ABC transporter permease/ATPase subunit gives MSETDIRASLSVTSAHPLDLGDPSAWYRVSRSYVDVFAVAGDPRTQRRTALLRLETGALLCGIGAVVTDDGTTVRFFAAGGPDSEVEPLAAGSTVTRALADGWCEALRQAVNAPRTGGLQDAAAATAELAPLLAARALASRRMPGADDWRERRRRHGEALTADALAGLVASGGGAALARGAIPTAGDPLKAALLALMSAQAVTPRIEAFEAPAPDATVASRLQAVLARHEMISRPVLLRPGWTRQPGPPMLGYLGPERRPVALLHAGGRWVIRDGAEVRPIASDAMEGSGDGGLASDALQLYPALPARPLRFRDLFVFGFATLAADRVRLVLLMLATAVLAMLVPYGSRFLISNAIPYGDIGLTGVIIGGLIAAALARTVFEAGKALTMLRAELGFEGRLQPALLLRLLRLPPAFFRGFAVGDITDRVLGIQSARQVITEAFSSAAASSVFSLISLIPILTVDWRLALLALALALVLGGVNAFVSYRGLIHERRRLAEKGRLDSFVVQMLMGVGKLRAAASERMGFARWSQLFARNIGHTVAAGRWANWQATLDALLPQLATLTLYATIVYLMKADALKGGTAPSFSLADFVTVTTAFAQVLAAISALAGALTQSLTAIPLIERAEPIIASVPDTPPVDSRPVTLEGTIDIRNVSFRYTETAPLALNELSLRITRGEFVAIVGASGSGKSTLLRLLLGFDRPELGDIFYDGHSLSRLDLSDLRRQIGVVLQHGRIMAGSIHANIAGESGLGLDEALEAARLVGLDRDIEQMPMGMHTVLLDGGGTLSGGQRQRILIARALVQKPAVLMLDEATSALDNRTQAIVTETLASLPVTRLVIAHRLSTIEKVDRIVMLERGKVVETGTFSELMQKGGVFAAHARRQLV, from the coding sequence ATGAGCGAGACCGACATCCGCGCGTCCCTGTCCGTCACCAGCGCGCATCCGCTCGACCTCGGCGATCCCTCCGCCTGGTACCGGGTCAGCCGCAGCTATGTCGACGTCTTTGCCGTCGCGGGGGATCCGCGGACGCAGCGCCGGACCGCGCTGCTGCGGCTGGAGACCGGCGCGCTCCTGTGCGGCATCGGTGCGGTGGTCACGGACGACGGCACGACCGTGCGCTTCTTCGCCGCCGGCGGCCCCGACAGCGAGGTCGAGCCGCTTGCGGCCGGCAGCACCGTCACGCGGGCCCTGGCCGACGGCTGGTGCGAGGCCTTGCGGCAGGCGGTCAATGCGCCGCGCACAGGCGGCCTGCAGGATGCGGCCGCTGCGACGGCAGAGCTGGCCCCGCTGCTCGCAGCCCGGGCGCTGGCCAGCCGGCGGATGCCCGGAGCCGATGACTGGCGCGAACGCCGGCGACGGCATGGCGAGGCGCTGACGGCGGATGCGCTGGCCGGGCTTGTGGCGTCGGGCGGCGGTGCGGCGCTGGCGCGGGGCGCGATCCCGACCGCAGGTGATCCGCTGAAGGCGGCGCTCCTGGCCCTGATGTCGGCCCAGGCGGTGACGCCCCGGATCGAGGCCTTCGAGGCTCCCGCTCCGGACGCGACCGTGGCGAGCCGCCTGCAGGCCGTGCTCGCGCGGCACGAGATGATCTCGCGGCCGGTGCTGCTGCGTCCGGGCTGGACCCGCCAGCCGGGGCCGCCGATGCTCGGCTATCTGGGGCCCGAGCGGCGGCCGGTGGCGCTGCTGCATGCCGGCGGGCGCTGGGTCATCCGCGACGGCGCCGAGGTGCGGCCGATTGCCAGCGACGCGATGGAAGGCAGCGGCGACGGCGGCCTCGCCTCCGATGCGCTGCAGCTCTATCCGGCGCTGCCGGCGCGGCCGCTGCGCTTCCGCGACCTGTTCGTCTTCGGCTTCGCAACCCTCGCCGCCGACCGGGTGCGGCTTGTCCTCTTGATGCTGGCAACCGCCGTGCTGGCGATGCTGGTGCCTTATGGCTCGCGCTTCCTGATCAGCAATGCCATCCCCTACGGCGACATCGGCCTGACCGGGGTCATCATCGGCGGGCTGATTGCGGCGGCGCTGGCGCGGACCGTGTTCGAGGCCGGCAAGGCGCTGACCATGCTGCGGGCGGAACTCGGCTTCGAGGGCCGGCTGCAGCCGGCGCTGCTGCTGCGCCTCCTGCGCCTGCCACCGGCCTTCTTCCGGGGCTTCGCGGTGGGCGACATCACCGACCGGGTGCTCGGCATCCAGAGCGCGCGGCAGGTCATTACCGAGGCCTTTTCCAGCGCGGCGGCAAGCAGCGTGTTCAGCCTGATCAGCCTGATCCCCATCCTGACCGTCGACTGGCGCCTCGCCCTGCTGGCGCTGGCGCTGGCGCTGGTGCTCGGCGGTGTCAACGCCTTCGTGTCCTATCGCGGCCTCATCCACGAGCGCCGGCGGCTGGCGGAAAAGGGGCGGCTGGACAGCTTCGTCGTGCAGATGCTGATGGGCGTGGGCAAGCTGCGCGCCGCTGCCAGCGAGCGCATGGGCTTTGCCCGCTGGTCGCAGCTCTTTGCCCGCAACATCGGCCACACCGTGGCCGCAGGACGCTGGGCCAACTGGCAGGCGACGCTGGATGCCCTGCTGCCGCAGCTGGCGACGCTGACGCTCTATGCCACCATCGTCTATCTGATGAAGGCGGATGCGCTGAAGGGCGGCACCGCGCCGAGCTTCTCGCTGGCCGATTTCGTGACCGTCACCACGGCCTTTGCCCAGGTGCTGGCGGCGATCTCGGCGCTGGCCGGGGCCCTGACCCAGTCGCTGACCGCCATCCCGCTGATCGAACGGGCCGAGCCGATCATCGCCTCCGTCCCCGACACGCCGCCGGTCGACAGCCGCCCGGTGACGCTCGAGGGCACGATCGACATCCGCAACGTGTCGTTCCGCTACACCGAGACCGCGCCGCTGGCGCTGAACGAACTCTCGCTCAGGATCACCCGCGGCGAGTTCGTCGCCATCGTCGGGGCCTCGGGCTCGGGCAAGTCGACGCTGCTGCGCCTGCTGCTGGGCTTCGACCGTCCGGAGCTGGGCGACATCTTCTACGACGGGCATTCGCTGAGCCGGCTGGACCTGTCGGACCTGCGCCGCCAGATCGGCGTGGTGCTGCAGCACGGCCGGATCATGGCCGGCAGCATCCATGCCAACATCGCCGGGGAAAGCGGCCTCGGGCTGGACGAGGCGCTGGAGGCGGCGCGGCTGGTGGGGCTGGACCGGGATATCGAGCAGATGCCGATGGGCATGCACACCGTGCTGCTGGACGGCGGCGGCACCCTGTCCGGCGGCCAGCGCCAGCGCATCCTGATTGCCCGGGCGCTGGTGCAGAAGCCGGCGGTGCTGATGCTCGACGAGGCGACCAGCGCGCTGGACAACCGCACGCAGGCCATCGTCACCGAGACCCTGGCCAGCCTGCCGGTCACCCGGCTCGTCATCGCGCACCGGCTCAGCACAATCGAGAAGGTGGACCGGATCGTCATGCTGGAGCGCGGCAAGGTCGTGGAGACGGGGACATTTTCCGAGCTGATGCAGAAGGGCGGGGTGTTTGCGGCCCATGCCCGGCGGCAGCTCGTCTGA